The following are encoded together in the Xanthomonas sacchari genome:
- a CDS encoding LysR family transcriptional regulator, producing the protein MDTLEAMRVFVAVVDRNGFNAAADALGISTASVTRQVAWLEQRLGSRLLNRTTRRVSPSSVGAAYYQRCQLLLAEFDDMEAAVGEQALTPSGTLRINAPFSFSVARLGPRLAGYSARYPQVALDLSLSDRLVDIVEEGYDLAIRITRQVAPTLIARKLGEVQAFLCAAPAYLARAGTPQLAADLAGHPFLSYSYVQDDLTLHGPDGATQVRVAGTLRANCGDVLREAAIAGMGITVQPDFMAEAALEDGRLVRVLPDHEIGPIGVYAVYASRSHLAPKVRSFIDYLVEVGIDRTMRSSPAES; encoded by the coding sequence ATGGACACGCTGGAGGCGATGCGGGTCTTTGTCGCCGTGGTCGACCGCAACGGGTTCAACGCCGCCGCCGACGCGCTGGGCATCTCCACGGCCAGCGTCACCCGCCAGGTGGCGTGGCTGGAACAGCGCCTGGGCTCGCGCCTGCTCAATCGCACCACACGCCGGGTCAGCCCGAGCAGCGTCGGCGCCGCCTATTACCAGCGCTGCCAGTTGCTGCTGGCCGAGTTCGACGACATGGAGGCCGCGGTCGGCGAGCAGGCGCTGACGCCCTCCGGCACGCTGCGGATCAACGCGCCCTTCAGTTTCAGCGTCGCCCGGCTCGGGCCGCGCCTGGCCGGCTACAGCGCGCGCTACCCGCAGGTCGCCCTGGATCTGTCGCTGTCCGACCGCCTGGTGGATATCGTCGAGGAAGGTTACGACCTGGCGATCCGCATCACCCGGCAGGTGGCGCCGACCCTGATCGCACGCAAGCTCGGCGAAGTGCAGGCGTTCCTGTGCGCGGCGCCGGCCTACCTGGCCCGCGCCGGCACCCCGCAGTTGGCGGCCGACCTGGCCGGCCACCCGTTCCTCAGCTACAGCTACGTGCAGGACGACCTGACCCTGCACGGCCCCGACGGCGCGACCCAGGTACGGGTGGCCGGCACCCTGCGCGCCAATTGCGGCGACGTGCTGCGCGAGGCGGCCATCGCCGGCATGGGCATCACCGTGCAGCCGGACTTCATGGCCGAGGCGGCGCTGGAGGACGGCCGCCTGGTGCGGGTGCTGCCCGACCACGAGATCGGGCCGATCGGCGTGTACGCGGTGTACGCCAGCCGCAGCCACCTGGCGCCGAAGGTGCGCAGCTTCATCGACTACCTGGTCGAAGTGGGCATCGACCGCACGATGCGCTCCTCCCCGGCCGAGAGCTGA
- a CDS encoding class III extradiol ring-cleavage dioxygenase, which yields MARLPSLYISHGSPMTALQPGLVGTRLAELAATLPRPRAIVLASAHWLGRRPLVGAAAQPQTIHDFGGFPQALYAMQYPAPGAPALAHQVAELLAQAGLAPVLDERRGLDHGVWVPLSLLYPQADIPVVPLSIQPELGPEHHLALGRALAPLREDGVLVIGSGSITHNLHDLGRYAEGKEVPYVRPFIEWTEQALRRDDVPAMLDYRRQAPFAARAHPTDEHWLPIYVAMGAAGADGLGAQRIDAGIDAGLLAMDIYRFDGAAARAAA from the coding sequence ATGGCGCGTTTGCCTTCCCTGTACATCTCGCACGGTTCGCCGATGACCGCGCTGCAGCCCGGCCTGGTCGGCACGCGGCTGGCCGAACTGGCGGCGACGCTACCGCGGCCGCGCGCCATCGTGCTGGCCTCGGCGCACTGGCTGGGCCGGCGGCCGCTGGTCGGCGCCGCCGCGCAGCCGCAGACCATCCACGATTTCGGTGGCTTCCCGCAGGCGCTGTACGCGATGCAGTACCCGGCCCCGGGCGCGCCGGCGCTGGCCCACCAGGTGGCCGAGCTGCTGGCGCAGGCCGGGCTGGCACCAGTGCTGGACGAGCGCCGCGGCCTGGACCATGGCGTCTGGGTGCCGCTGTCGCTGCTGTACCCGCAGGCCGATATCCCGGTGGTGCCGCTGTCGATCCAGCCCGAACTGGGGCCGGAGCACCACCTGGCGCTGGGCCGCGCGCTGGCGCCGCTGCGCGAGGACGGCGTGCTGGTGATCGGCTCGGGCAGCATCACCCACAACCTGCACGACTTGGGCCGCTACGCCGAGGGCAAGGAGGTGCCCTACGTGCGTCCGTTCATCGAGTGGACCGAGCAGGCGTTGCGCCGCGACGACGTGCCGGCGATGCTCGACTACCGCCGCCAGGCGCCGTTCGCCGCGCGCGCGCATCCCACCGACGAGCACTGGCTGCCGATCTATGTGGCGATGGGCGCGGCCGGGGCGGATGGGCTGGGCGCGCAGCGCATCGACGCCGGCATCGATGCCGGCCTGCTGGCGATGGACATCTACCGCTTCGACGGCGCCGCCGCGCGTGCGGCGGCCTGA
- a CDS encoding putative DNA modification/repair radical SAM protein, producing MNTLEKLAVLADAAKYDASCASSGADKRHSLRSGGIGSTEGMGICHSYTPDGRCVSLLKILLTNFCVFDCAYCVNRVSSNVRRARFTPAEVVKLTLDFYKRNYIEGLFLSSGIIRNSDYTMEQLVEVARLLREEHRFAGYIHLKTIPDAAPELLAAAGRYADRLSINVELPTERGLAQLAPEKNVGGIRAAMGELRWRIEESKEARKAETRVRAKPPRFAPAGQSTQMIVGADGADDRAILHTSHNLYGNYRLRRVYYSAFSPIPDASAKLPLLAPPLQREHRLYQADWLLRFYDFSVEEIAPPTTSGMLDLDVDPKLAWALRNPERFPVDLNTAAREMLLRVPGLGTRNVERLLLARRHARLRVEDLARLRVPLKKLLPFVSVLDHHPRQRLDDPQRLRAQLAPAPRQGGLFD from the coding sequence GTGAATACCCTCGAGAAACTCGCCGTGCTCGCCGACGCGGCCAAGTACGACGCGTCCTGCGCCTCCAGCGGCGCCGACAAGCGCCATTCGCTGCGCAGCGGCGGGATCGGCAGCACCGAGGGCATGGGTATCTGCCATTCGTACACGCCCGATGGGCGTTGCGTGTCGCTGCTGAAGATCCTGCTGACCAACTTCTGCGTGTTCGACTGCGCGTACTGCGTCAACCGCGTGTCCAGCAACGTGCGCCGCGCGCGCTTCACCCCGGCCGAAGTGGTCAAGCTGACCCTGGATTTCTACAAGCGCAACTACATCGAAGGGCTGTTTCTTTCCAGCGGCATCATCCGCAACAGCGACTACACCATGGAGCAACTGGTGGAAGTGGCGCGGCTGCTGCGCGAGGAGCACCGCTTCGCCGGCTACATCCATCTCAAGACCATTCCCGATGCGGCGCCGGAACTGCTGGCCGCCGCCGGCCGCTACGCCGACCGGCTCAGCATCAACGTGGAGTTGCCGACCGAGCGCGGCCTGGCGCAACTGGCGCCGGAGAAGAACGTCGGCGGCATCCGCGCGGCGATGGGCGAGTTGCGCTGGCGCATCGAGGAAAGCAAGGAGGCGCGCAAGGCGGAAACCCGCGTGCGTGCCAAGCCGCCGCGTTTCGCCCCGGCCGGACAGAGCACGCAGATGATCGTCGGAGCGGACGGCGCGGACGATCGCGCGATCCTGCACACCAGCCACAATCTCTACGGCAATTACCGCCTGCGCCGGGTCTACTACTCCGCGTTCAGCCCGATTCCCGACGCCTCGGCCAAGCTGCCGCTGCTGGCGCCGCCGCTGCAGCGCGAACACCGCCTGTACCAGGCCGACTGGCTGCTGCGGTTCTACGATTTCTCGGTGGAGGAGATCGCCCCGCCCACCACCAGCGGCATGCTCGATCTGGATGTGGACCCCAAGCTGGCCTGGGCGCTGCGCAACCCCGAACGGTTCCCGGTGGATCTCAACACCGCCGCGCGCGAGATGCTGCTGCGGGTGCCGGGGCTGGGCACGCGCAACGTCGAGCGTCTGCTGCTGGCGCGGCGGCATGCGCGGCTGCGGGTCGAGGACCTGGCGCGGTTGCGGGTGCCGCTGAAGAAGCTGCTGCCGTTCGTCAGTGTGCTCGACCATCATCCGCGGCAACGACTGGACGATCCGCAGCGGCTGCGCGCGCAACTGGCGCCGGCGCCGCGGCAGGGGGGCTTGTTTGATTGA
- a CDS encoding UdgX family uracil-DNA binding protein (This protein belongs to the uracil DNA glycosylase superfamily, members of which act in excision repair of DNA. However, it belongs more specifically to UdgX branch, whose founding member was found to bind uracil in DNA (where it does not belong), without cleaving it, appears to promote DNA repair by a pathway involving RecA, rather than base excision.) has product MFQAEVLPPWSLEAWRAVARAAWCAQVAPETLAWDGDAQGGLLAGTDVATLPAQLPPPRVSAEFLALAGAVLCHRAPQRHALLYRLLWRIADGERALLQRVTDADVHRAQQWAQAVRRDSHKMKAFVRFREVPGEQEAYIAWFEPEHHIVDRVAPFFARRFAGMRWAILTPYRSVRWDGETLQFGAGAQRADAPADDAQDTLWRTYYANIFNPARLNPTMMRQEMPQKYWKHLPEAQLLPTLIRDAGLRVREMAERAPEPVRRRIPAPAPTPAVAADDSLDALRAAARDCRRCPLWQPATQTVFGEGPQDAAVMVVGEQPGDEEDLSGRPFVGPAGRLFDRALQELGVERAGMYVTNAVKHFRFEQRGKARLHRNPERAHVEACRMWLAGELARVRPRIVLCLGATAARAVLGSGFRLMAQRGQWQALDDGTRALATVHPSWVLRQRGGEAGDEAYQGFVRDLRVLAAQVPMLHTGNSGN; this is encoded by the coding sequence GTGTTCCAGGCTGAGGTGCTGCCGCCGTGGAGCCTGGAGGCGTGGCGGGCGGTGGCGCGGGCGGCGTGGTGTGCGCAGGTGGCGCCGGAGACGCTGGCCTGGGACGGCGATGCGCAGGGTGGTCTGCTCGCCGGGACCGATGTCGCCACGTTGCCGGCGCAGCTGCCGCCGCCGCGGGTGTCGGCCGAGTTCCTTGCGCTGGCCGGTGCGGTGCTGTGCCATCGCGCTCCGCAGCGGCACGCGCTGCTGTACCGCCTGCTGTGGCGCATCGCCGACGGCGAGCGCGCGCTGCTGCAGCGGGTCACCGATGCCGATGTGCACCGCGCCCAGCAGTGGGCGCAGGCGGTGCGCCGCGACAGCCACAAGATGAAGGCGTTCGTGCGCTTCCGCGAGGTGCCGGGCGAGCAGGAGGCCTACATCGCCTGGTTCGAGCCGGAACACCACATCGTCGATCGGGTGGCGCCGTTCTTCGCGCGGCGCTTCGCCGGCATGCGCTGGGCGATCCTCACCCCGTACCGCAGCGTGCGCTGGGACGGCGAGACGCTGCAGTTCGGCGCCGGTGCGCAGCGTGCCGATGCGCCGGCCGACGACGCGCAGGACACGCTGTGGCGCACCTACTACGCCAACATCTTCAACCCGGCGCGGCTCAATCCGACGATGATGCGCCAGGAGATGCCGCAGAAATACTGGAAGCATCTGCCGGAAGCGCAGCTGCTGCCCACGCTGATCCGCGACGCCGGGCTACGCGTGCGCGAGATGGCCGAGCGCGCGCCCGAACCGGTGCGCCGGCGCATTCCCGCGCCGGCACCGACGCCGGCGGTGGCAGCCGACGACAGCCTGGACGCGTTGCGCGCGGCGGCGCGCGACTGCCGCCGCTGTCCGCTGTGGCAGCCGGCCACCCAGACCGTATTCGGCGAAGGCCCGCAGGACGCCGCGGTGATGGTGGTCGGCGAGCAGCCCGGCGACGAGGAGGACCTGAGCGGGCGTCCCTTCGTCGGCCCGGCCGGGCGCCTGTTCGATCGCGCGCTGCAGGAACTGGGGGTCGAACGTGCAGGCATGTACGTGACCAACGCGGTCAAGCATTTCCGTTTCGAGCAGCGCGGCAAGGCGCGGCTGCACCGCAATCCCGAGCGCGCGCATGTCGAGGCCTGCCGGATGTGGCTGGCCGGCGAACTGGCACGGGTGCGCCCGCGCATCGTGCTGTGCCTGGGCGCGACCGCGGCGCGCGCGGTGCTGGGAAGCGGCTTCAGGCTGATGGCCCAGCGCGGGCAGTGGCAGGCGCTGGACGACGGCACCCGCGCGCTGGCCACCGTGCATCCGTCGTGGGTGCTGCGCCAGCGTGGCGGCGAAGCGGGCGATGAAGCCTATCAAGGCTTCGTGCGCGACCTGCGCGTGTTGGCGGCGCAGGTGCCGATGCTGCACACGGGAAATTCCGGCAACTGA
- a CDS encoding fasciclin domain-containing protein yields MKLHLLSLALAGLVSLPAMAAPSQAAMHDHAAMSEAKPNPMVGGAPMYATKDIIDNAVNSKDHTTLVAAVKAAGLVDTLKGAGPFTVFAPTNAAFAALPAGTVDTLLKPENKEKLTQVLTYHVVPGKLDAAALLAQIKAGGGSAKLTTVQGETLIAKARGGKITLTDSKGNTAHVTTADVMQSNGVIHVVDKVLMP; encoded by the coding sequence ATGAAACTCCACTTGCTGTCCCTGGCCCTCGCCGGCCTCGTCTCCCTGCCCGCCATGGCCGCCCCCAGCCAGGCCGCCATGCACGACCACGCCGCGATGAGCGAGGCCAAGCCGAATCCGATGGTCGGCGGCGCGCCGATGTACGCCACCAAGGACATCATCGACAACGCGGTCAACTCCAAGGATCACACCACACTGGTCGCCGCGGTCAAGGCCGCCGGCCTGGTGGACACGTTGAAGGGCGCCGGCCCGTTCACCGTGTTCGCACCGACCAATGCCGCCTTCGCCGCGCTGCCGGCCGGCACGGTGGACACGTTGCTCAAGCCGGAGAACAAGGAAAAGCTGACCCAGGTGCTGACCTACCACGTGGTCCCGGGCAAGCTCGACGCGGCGGCGTTGCTGGCGCAGATCAAGGCCGGCGGCGGCAGCGCCAAGCTCACCACCGTGCAGGGCGAAACGCTGATCGCCAAGGCCCGCGGCGGCAAGATCACCCTCACCGACAGCAAGGGCAATACCGCGCACGTCACCACCGCCGACGTGATGCAGAGCAATGGCGTGATCCATGTGGTGGACAAGGTTTTGATGCCGTAA
- a CDS encoding class I SAM-dependent methyltransferase, with translation MLTIQELNRFIDEHAAEGSIPRIWELIGEHFVQAQAGLPAEHAMERRELSFHDHVRLLGYLCLLLEGVPGDLVEIGVWKGKSLVLMNEVSGRQRRVIGMDPFALPNQFEEFNHYRQQLLPNARFIRGYSEFCAEHFYAMEPKVALLHIDGGHTGRNVLLDFLLYAPSVVSGGFVVFDDYGDWEYSPEVGPAVDLLRAAGYFGDFHVLGCAHGFENSYVLQRR, from the coding sequence ATGCTCACCATCCAGGAACTCAACCGCTTCATCGACGAACACGCGGCCGAAGGCAGCATTCCGCGGATCTGGGAGCTGATCGGCGAGCACTTCGTGCAGGCCCAGGCCGGCCTGCCGGCCGAACACGCGATGGAGCGGCGCGAGCTGTCCTTCCACGACCACGTGCGGCTGCTGGGCTACCTGTGCCTGCTGCTGGAGGGCGTGCCGGGCGACCTGGTGGAGATCGGGGTGTGGAAGGGCAAGTCGCTGGTGCTGATGAACGAGGTGTCTGGCCGCCAGCGCCGGGTGATCGGCATGGATCCGTTCGCGCTGCCGAACCAGTTCGAGGAGTTCAACCACTATCGGCAGCAGTTGCTGCCCAATGCGCGGTTCATCCGCGGTTATTCCGAATTCTGCGCCGAGCATTTCTACGCCATGGAGCCGAAGGTGGCGTTGTTGCACATCGACGGTGGCCACACCGGGCGCAACGTGCTGCTGGATTTCCTGCTGTACGCGCCCAGCGTCGTCTCGGGGGGATTCGTGGTGTTCGACGACTACGGCGACTGGGAGTACTCGCCGGAGGTCGGCCCGGCAGTGGACCTGCTGCGCGCCGCCGGCTACTTCGGCGACTTCCATGTGCTCGGCTGCGCCCACGGCTTCGAGAACAGCTACGTGCTGCAGCGCCGCTGA